In Podospora pseudoanserina strain CBS 124.78 chromosome 5, whole genome shotgun sequence, a single window of DNA contains:
- a CDS encoding hypothetical protein (EggNog:ENOG503P31E) — MSNTDGEILPGDPRFQPRLKSQYVLDLGKPDDADCGRGVQETLDVIAALESSGIPCCVVGTKALVYYGARRVPMNWEICVPTESFNRAITLLTSSPLNEKYEVWHRVLPRPQTLMHTYPRFTLKGVNFFFIIVPEFECLLSPSTDQCERSASGIPYPKLELFAQSLIDLQQYADLDDLVDGMNLEEEWGETNLELDKPPPLKHIREKNDMIARSLPEDMRDVTPLALLSERTRPARDAWRRSVGTKHRRINDELQRHRYLTRFRKVGSKDPRENTDREV; from the exons ATGAGCAATACCGATGGTGAAATTCTCCCAGGAGACCCAAGGTTTCAGCCTCGATTAAAATCTCAGTATGTGCTTGACCTGGGAAAACCGGACGATGCGGACTGTGGTCGTGGCGTCCAGGAGACGCTCGATGTCATCGCCGCGCTGGAAAGCTCTGGAATTCCTTGCTGCGTCGTCGGCACAAAGGCTCTGGTGTATTATGGCGCTCGCCGAGTTCCTATG AACTGGGAAATATGTGTCCCGACAGAGTCATTCAATAGAGCGATCACCTTGCTCACCTCATCCCCTCTGAACGAAAAGTACGAGGTATGGCACCGCGTCCTGCCGAGGCCTCAAACACTCATGCACACCTACCCCCGCTTCACGCTCAAGGGTGTCAACTTTTTTTTCATAATTGTGCCGGAATTTGAATGCCTTCTTTCTCCTAGCACGGACCAGTGCGAGCGCAGTGCGAGCGGGATCCCGTACCCCAAGCTGGAGCTGTTTGCCCAGAGCCTGATCGACCTGCAACAGTACGCTGATCTGGACGACCTCGTGGACGGAATGAATCTAGAGGAAGAGTGGGGCGAAACCAACCTAGAGCTCGACAAACCACCGCCGCTCAAGCACATCCGGGAGAAGAATGACATGATTGCTCGCTCTCTACCAGAAGACATGCGCGACGTCACTCCGCTTGCCTTGCTGAGTGAGAGGACGAGGCCGGCGCGGGATGCATGGCGGCGCAGCGTGGGCACGAAGCATCGGAGGATCAACGATGAGCTGCAGAGACACAGGTACCTGACGAGGTTCCGGAAGGTCGGCTCGAAAGATCCGCGTGAGAATACGGACCGGGAGGTGTGA